A portion of the Cryptomeria japonica chromosome 5, Sugi_1.0, whole genome shotgun sequence genome contains these proteins:
- the LOC131032817 gene encoding uncharacterized protein LOC131032817: MEKYERVLKPRPDFPIMDNEIRIAGLGRPRNYITHAITLLGDRGVPTVVLKGMGSAISKAVKVAEIIKRRIPYLHQNTAIGSAPVTDNWEPVEEGILPLQTMRQVSTITITLSTSQLDTSSIGYQPPLSVDQVKPMLEYEYEGEDSQFVSGKARSRGRGGIAASHNQNGDNLPPRVQGHGRGRSRTNSQYGNGGLNENGMGDHTRSRFGYDGNYNDNGFRRGQGRGQGRIGGNGEDGGEIASRGRGRGRGRAQGRGQELIPMGRLNEPFAREGRVG; this comes from the coding sequence ATGGAGAAATATGAGCGAGTGTTGAAGCCTCGCCCTGATTTCCCTATTATGGATAACGAGATTCGCATAGCTGGCCTGGGGAGGCCTAGGAACTATATTACACATGCAATAACTCTTCTCGGAGACAGAGGTGTACCTACAGTTGTGTTGAAGGGAATGGGAAGTGCAATTAGTAAGGCAGTAAAAGTTGCAGAGATCATTAAGAGGAGGATTCCATATCTTCACCAGAACACAGCAATTGGCTCTGCTCCTGTAACAGATAATTGGGAGCCTGTTGAGGAAGGTATTTTGCCTTTGCAAACAATGCGGCAGGTATCCACAATAACAATCACTTTGTCCACCTCCCAACTTGACACATCATCGATAGGTTATCAACCACCGCTGTCAGTTGATCAAGTTAAGCCTATGCTTGAATATGAATATGAGGGAGAGGATTCTCAATTTGTGTCGGGAAAAGCTCGTTCTCGTGGGAGGGGAGGTATTGCTGCTTCTCACAATCAGAATGGTGATAATCTCCCTCCTCGAGTTCAAGGACATGGTAGAGGCAGATCCCGTACAAATTCTCAATATGGCAACGGTGGTTTGAATGAGAATGGCATGGGAGATCATACGAGGAGCAGGTTTGGTTATGATGGTAATTATAATGACAATGGCTTTCGTAGAGGCCAAGGCCGTGGTCAAGGTAGAATTGGTGGTAATGGTGAAGATGGAGGGGAAATAGCTTCTCGAGGGAGAGGGCGTGGCAGAGGCAGAGCACAAGGGAGAGGGCAGGAGTTAATCCCCATGGGTAGACTGAATGAACCATTTGCGAGGGAAGGTCGAGTTGGATAA